The genomic interval tGCATTTACGCTATAGTATCAAGGAATACTTGAATATTATTGCGACATTATCGTCTTTAATTAACTGTTGAATAAATCCAGAAGCTCACTTTCTCAGCCAAGGCCTCATATTCTCCAGCGCGAACAGATGGAAGAGAGGTCCTGTTTTCTTTTCTCGCAGCTTCTCCATACAGGTAGACTGTATTAAAGCATTATGGTACATGAGTCCTAATGATACATTACATTATACCAGCTTGAGTAGAGGCACATTCGTGCATTATAATCATACAAGCTGAAGTATGTTTGAGATAAACAAACCAGGTACATGCAGCACTTCTGTTAACCGCTCAGCAAAGATATTGGCACAATTGACACAGTCCTCCATAGTGACGTTCTGGACAGGGATGAAAGGGCACACGTCCATGGCTCCTGTCCGCGGATGCTCTCCTAAACCAACAGACTTGTCAGTTCAGATAAACCACAAGTCATCAATGGCACTGCAATCAATGAAAAATTATCAGTGAACAAAACAATGGGGTTTATTACCCTTTGATCAATCCATATTGAGTTGTTTTTTTACACAGTCTTTTCAACATCAGTTGTAGTCCCACATTGTGAAATGGTTGGAGCTAACGTTTCAGTGTAGTTTAAGAACTGAGAACTTGGTTGTGCCTGCCACTCGCCCATATCAGTGTACCTGAGTGTTTGGTCATGTCTATGAGAGGGAAGGCAGCCCGGGCGGCGTTTAGCGCCCCCTCCACCACAGCCTCGGGCGAGCCCACAAAGGTGTAGACGGTACGGTTAGTGGAAGACCCTGGGTCCACATCCAGCAGACTGCAGCCATCAGTCGTGGAAATGGCCTCTGCAATGGCATCAATCACCTGCATGCAACAATCTCTCATGAACTCTCTGATATGTACTGCACAATTAATAAACATGTAAAGAGTGTACTGTTGTATTTTGTGCCTGAATAAGAATGTCGACATTTCCAAagaatttcatttttttttatataattgtGTTCTTGACCACTTTTATAACCTAATGCTGTCATATTTTACATACTACTGTCAAAAACATTTATACAAATATGTGTTCATATTATAATTTGTTGCCTGACAGCCCTTTCAGAAGTTGTCTGACCACAGGCCAAAAGTGTTGTTCTAATCACACCACCAGGATTGACAGCTATCACAACTCTAAGCAAATCCAAGAtcctcctacctcctacctGTTTGTTACAGCCCTCCGAGAAGTTAGGCACACACTCTACCAGCTTTGCCATAATGTCCAGAGTATCACAGGGTTGTCCAGGAGGAGAATCAGACTAACTTCAGGCGGGATACAACACCTCTGTTCCAGCTGGCACATATATGTCCACTGGGGTTCTTCCCCACCAAAATCCACATTTTAAGCATGGCTCCCCCTGAAAAAACTGCTGAATCATTAACCTGTCCCACTGACCTGTATCTAGGTCGCTTGGCAATGATTCCCTTACTGCTCCAATAATTACCAATGAGGCGGAGGAAGCAGACACATGCAGCACAACACAAATTCCCAATGCTTAAACACATAAATTGAGGGAATAAACTCGGTATCAATCCAGGTATAGCATAGACATGTTAATGTCCCCTTTAATAAATAGATAAAAGGTTTTTGCTTAACAAACATCACTAGAGAAGCACACAAATGTGCTATGTAGGCCTTAGAAAATAAGAAATAAAGAGCCAGTAGGGTCGTCTTTAAACATCGGTGTATGGTGCATTACCTCTTGTTTCTTATGATAGACCTGTGTATCAAGTTATGCACAAAGTTCATTCCCTGAAATCACAACAAGGATTCATCATCCAAAAACCATTGGTTTGTTGATTAAGATTTGTCAGTGCTTCAGAATTGGATTTGTGTGATCTGCTGGCATGCTGAGGCACACAACAGAAACAGGAGTTCCTATTTAAACTGATCACAGCATTGCACTGCATAAcaaaatgtatcatgacagtttaaGTCTATTTGACAGGTAAATGTAGATATTGAAGACAAGAAACATTCTCAATCCAAGAATACAGACAGCTCATTAGATGAAACAGGACTATGCACCAAAGTCCCACTGTTAAAAGATAAACCGAATTTAATCTGTGAACACATACTGTGTCACCGAAAACATGCCGGGAAGGGAAGGATGTGGTTAATGTGTACACAGAAAGGATATAGCCTAGAGGATTTTGGAACTGAAAACAAACACGCTGGGTGCTGATTGGTTTAGTGACTGCCTCCCTACCAGTGCTGCTGCCTATATGACAGTGTTAAAGTAACTAAGAATTTTGTAATTTATTCGATCAAACATAGGCTATATTTGGGCAAATTCTCTGCCCTTTCTCAACTGTAAGGGATTATATTATTcgaaacaaaacacaaactaaCAAAGTTGAGCTAAGCCGTCACCGGGAATGTAGATGGCCAGGAGTCAAGACGTCCCTGAAGTATAACATTTATGGCAGAATAAATAATACCCTCAAAGTACACGGAAATTCGTTTTTTGGAAATTCGGAAATCTATGCTGCTACCCTGCTACCTATTTgtactaaatgtgtgtgttgaacGGTCCAACTAGTGTCCCCTGGTGGGTACATGTGGAGAGCGAAATAAAGTGTCACGTGACAACGTGCGAGTTGAAAGTTCAAAGACATTTGCGCTTCTCTCGCCAGTTCCGCTCTCTGTTTTCACAACAGAgactcttttttttattttacaaaacGGCGTGAAATTATTTAAAATAGGTACTCAACAGCCCACCGGAGATCATATCCAAGCGCTGCAGAGAATGCTGGCTACAGGAGCAGTAAGTAAACCAAATATAGTTGCACTAGTGCTGAGTATAATGGCAAGCTTGGTCGATTGCTGGCTAACGTTAGCACAAGGCCAAACGttgtagctagctaaccagctaacTTAACTAGCGAATGGTCATCTAGCTAGCTCACCTACTGTACCTATATCTATTTGATATGCCTAGTCTGCCTTATCTTGAAAAGTAAATCCGTAGTGTAGTAACTACACGTTTGTACAATTGTGAGAAGCTTGCCGGTTTTTCTAACACGTCTAGTCGTGGAGTGAATGAACCAGCTAGTCTTTGTTGCTAGCTAGTAAGCTAACGTTAGATggatgttgtgcgatcttaaaGTTATGTGCCATACAACTGCACTGTTGTGTACAGGCtaatttggttttgaatcaCAATCATCACAGGCTGTAACCACGGCGCTGGCGCAAGTGGATAGGGAAAAGATCTATCAGTGGATAAACGAACTGTCCAGCCCAGAGACCCGCGAGAATGCCCTGCTCGAACTCAGTAAAAAGCGAGAATCTGTCCCGGATTTGGCACCCATGCTGTGGCACTCTTGTGGGACCATAGCTGCACTCCTGCAGGTAAGATCACGTCATCATTGACTCGCTCACCCACTTGCACATGTTTCTAACCACTCAAGACTTGAAAATGTGTGAGCTGATCATCAACTCCAAATCACTCTTTTCCACTGTTTATCATGTGCAACAGGAGATTGTGAATATCTATCCCTCCATCAACCCCCCCACGCTGACAGCGCACCAGTCCAACCGGGTGTGTAATGCCCTCGCCCTTCTGCAGTGTGTAGCCTCTCATCCAGAAACAAGGTAATATGTCATTGTTGTTGCACCCACTTCTAATTTTCGGTGCAGCCTCCTCTCAAGTGTATATAAATCCCTAATTGAATTCTTAAAACGTGTTTTCTCATGTCTTGTTTTTCAGATCAGCGTTCCTCACGGCGCACATCCCTCTTTTCCTGTATCCGTTTTTACACACTGTGAGCAAAACGCGGCCCTTTGAATACCTCCGACTAACCAGTCTAGGAGTCATAGGTAACAGAATCAACCTCACAAACGGACGTCTGTTTATTAGACAATGCCTTGAAATGGCCCAGTGTTTATATGTCTCCCTGTTTATCTTGAAGGCGCATTGGTAAAAACAGATGAACAGGAGGTGATCAACTTCCTGTTGACGACAGAGATCATTCCACTGTGTCTACGGATTATGGAGTCAGGCAGTGAGCTGTCCAAAACGGTAAATTTGCTTCTTTGTGAAAAAATGGCCAAACACTCTGACAACCTTTGAAAGCACTGTCCTCTAATATGTTTGTATGCTTTACAGGTTGCAACTTTCATACTACAGAAAATACTCCTGGATGACACGGGACTTGCATATATTTGTCAAACTTATGAACGCTTCTCCCATGTTGCCATGATACTTGTAAGTTTGTTACTTCGATAAATATATCATTTGTGATTGTCTGCACTTCAGCTGTTTGTCTTACTCTCATGTTTATTTCAGGGCAAGATGGTTCTTCAGCTCTCGAAAGAGCCCTCTGCTCGTTTACTGAAGCATGTCGTACGTTGTTATCTACGCCTTTCTGACAACTCCAGGTACTGACAGCCAAAGCTGGTTACACTTTCCTGCTCTTTAGTCTGCTCTTGATTGATTGAAACAAGCATTGATAATCAAAGAAAACAAAACTTCATCAGTATGGAGGGAACACAGACTTGTTATTATAGTTCGATTTAACTTGATTAGAGTGGATTTGGATAATACTGTCTGCACCCCTCTTGCCCTCTCGTCTCATCAGCATGAActgtgtctctttgtgtctccTACAGAGCCAGAGAGGCCCTTCGCCAGTGTCTTCCAGACCAGCTCAAAGACACCACTTTTGCCCAGGTTCTGAAAGACGACACCACCACCAAGCGCTGGCTGGCACAGCTGGTCAAAAACTTGCAGGAGGGACAGGTCACAGACCCAAGGGGCATCCCCTTACCACCACAGTAGCTCCTCACATGCCCCAAACATCACCAGCAAGGCTCCAGCAGCCTGAGAGAAGCCGCCCGTTTGAAATACGGACACAAATAAGGGCacttgtattttgtttttgtacagACTTTAAGTAATGGGAAAAGGAACCTTGAGCCTTGTTGTTCTATGGCCAATCTACCCAATCTCCAAGTGTGTGGATGCTCTCTTTGTATCAAGAAGTTTTCTTTTTGTTGACTGTCCAATAAAATGTTGAAGCTCGGGATAAAATGCGAAATGTATAAATCGGGTCTTCTTTACGTCGAGTGTCTTCACAAATTATGTACCATTTCTAAATGACATGGAGtcatttattgtaaatggtttGGATGGTGGCTGTGGTATACTTCACAGAGGACACCAATGGAAGGAACCCCCCATTTTACCTCTGGCTCCGTCTGTGAAATTCAACCCTGGAAACTGAGCTGATGCGGTGTATTATTGATGCCACTGAACAtgagcaggagacagagaggtaggtAAAAAAAATAGATGCATATTCTTGAGCAAAACAGGGTTTACAAGGTATACCAATGTAGCATATAGCACACGCCATATTTGGGCTCCAATGTCAATGCgttcatgcaaattatttcagCCCATAGACCAATATGACCTTACACAGTGCACCAGCAGGTAAACTGGACAGGTAAATGTTTCATGGCCATGGGTTAGTAACATAAGGGGCTGTCTCCAAACAGCCAGCTATGGTTTATGCTGGCCTTCAGCCAGAGTGTACTGTCAGGGTCTGGGCTGGGTTTGTGTCAGGGAAGGGATGAAGCACTGAAAGGCTTCATTACAGTCGATGCACATTTTTGTATGTCTGAAGTGGCTGCTGAACTCTGTTTTGAAACCAGTGTGTGAAGCACCTACTGAATCTTTGATGAATGAGATGTCCTATTAGGTAATTGACTGATTGACCATTCATGGTATCTTGCCTTGTGTTTTATTGCGTCAGGTAATGATTTGGTAAATGTTTCGTTTTTATTAGCTAACACAGGTTTAAAAGTTATGCTAGTTCTGTTGTGGTAATTGTTTATAACACAAATCACAAGTGTATAGATGCATACATTTTAATAATCAAGTTTACAATCAAAGTATTACAATTCATGAGATAAAAAAATAATCATCTAATAATAGCATCTAATAATTGACGGTATTGGCCATTTCAGATTGCTTATGAGGACCTTGCACAAACTTTGTACAGCATTTATAgtgtgtaaaaaaagaaagaaaagaaagatgggtgaaagagagactgaCAATCGAGTGAGCTGAAGGAGGGAGGGCGTGAGGGAATGAGGGACGGAGAGGCGGTGTGCGTCAGCCCAGTGCTGTGTTGACTCAGGATCAGTTACCCACCAGGCCTCTCAGCTCTCCAGTAGCACGGCATGCGGAACACATTGGCTTCAGGCAGATTGGGCCAGGGACGGGGCCAGCCCTCGGGTGAAACACCCGTTCTGTAGAGCTCTACAACAGCAAGACGACCTGGACTCAAACATGCTCCTCCATCAGGTGAATGCTTCTCTTAAGTCTCTGCTCCAGCCTTATTGCTTGTTCTCCTGGTTCTGTGTCTCTTCTGTCTGAACAGGCCTCTGTGTGCATTGAGGTAACATTCTGAGAACAACACAAATGAAACCAAACATCAACAAACAACTAATATGGATGTGATTCAGAAGGGTGTGTACTTTTCCAGGGAtttgtaaatacatttacatttagtcatttagcagacgctcttatccagagcgacttacagtaagtacagggacattctccctgaggcaagtagggtgaagtgccttgcccaaggacacaacgtcatttggcacggccaggaatcgaactggcaaccttcagattactagcttgattctctaaccgctcagccacctgactccctaaataAATCTTGACAAGTATTCTCAGAACTCTGCACTTGAGGGAAGACAGATATATGACAGTTACAAAACAAAGCATAATATGCATAATTCCAGCTGTGAAATACAAAGACTAAGGAAGTAGATCAACTGTCAAGTGTAGTTTACAAATATTAGGGAAGCTGCACATTTAGATAACTAGTACTTAGAATGGACAGCATTCAACTCAGGACGTCTAATGTTATCAATATTATAAGATAAAATATGGAAATGGCTTTTCATGGACTTTTTATCAACAAACTCAAAGGTGCAATGACTGTGGTAAGGCAAATTATTTTCAAATTCTCAAGGATATATTCAAAAGTATTATTTTCATAACTATCTCTTTAGGCTAAACCCAGGCTTACTTGTTTTCCTAGTCTCATGCACTAGACATATATACCTCTTTACCTAGACATTATTACAGAcctcacacactgctgcagcacGACAGTGAAGTACCGTTTAGAAGGTAAGGGTTTGAAGCAATATGCACTCAAAACTTCTCAATAGATTTGAGAGTTAGAAGAGTCATGAGAAGTAACAGTTTATAATTTGTATTTAACTTTATTTATTATGAACTATTGAGTAACTAGTATTTCATTGTAATAATACATTGTGGTTGTGATTCCCAGGGACAGTGTGTATCTATGTAAGATACTTATTACTGAGTTATTACTAATTACTTCATGTTGTACTATTGCTGGACATAATACCACTGATGTTACAGTTAATGTGTCAGCTGAGGTCAGAAGTGAAAGTAATGCCCAGCTATGTCAGAGATTTAGCAAGATTAATGTCTTAGATTCTTAGAATTCTACAGCTCAAATGTTGCTacaaagcagagcagagaaagGGAGTCCAAAGCTGTAGCTGGGACAGTGAAAACATGACACTGCAAATTAGAGTTGCACCCACATGCCGGAGCCTAAGCATTCCTCTCAGCTGACTGGCTGCAGCCTAAATAGAGTGAACTCGGGATAAGAATTGGACAAAGGCTCTGTTGATCCGGGGTTGACGTTTGTTGTGGCAGGACCactgttttccaacaccagccATCCTCTGTCATGGACAATGTATGATGGGTTTACTGCTTGTCCTAGTTTAACACTGCCAGTCAGCGTGGCATCACATACTGGAGAACCAAGCTGAGGTTGCTTTGGCAAACTTAAACCTAAATGCAGAAACTACTTCCATGCTTGATTTTTGTTTCCTTCTGCTCTTTTGTTTTAGCTGCCGTAAAGCTCTCCCGATATTCCCAGGTATCACATGGCGAAAGTGTGAGAAAACAACAAATGGCTTCCACCAGAAGTGGTTTGCGTAAGTTTGCTATCCGTTAGATAAAAGATCAATCAAACTCCCGGTAATGTCTAACTGTCCTAAGACTCACATGTAAAGCACCTGACACCCTATATTTAGCTAGTAAGTGCAGGAATGACCCGCTACAGTATTTATTTAGGTCACAAGGGCTATCCAAGCTGTCTCCAGACCTGCTAGTTTCACCCCTCTGCTCTCGCTCTGTCTATCTCAGGGATCCAGGGGGATGACAACCTCCAGTCAATGATTGTTGGCACAATTATGAGGAAAATCAAGTCTCGCACCTGGAAGAAACAGCGTCACTTCAAGCTGCAGGAGGATTGCATGACTATCTGGTACCAGTCCAAGAAGACTGGTAATGCCCACTCCACATGTGAGTAGTGAAGGACACTGCAGTATGTAGATGCTGCAGATAGCACAAAGTATCGGTCCCCTTACTGTCTCATGGTTTCTTTTCAATGTTTTGCTCGAACAACCATTTTTCCCAGTGTTCTGCTGCTGTTCATGTCGACAGTATTTGCTGTAAAACACTTAATGTTCTGGCTTCATGCAAACACTTGTGAATGAGAGTGATCATCTATATGCGTCCATTTTGTAACTAAAGAAGAAGAACTGAGAGTCCTCCTCggtcttcctgtctcctccctccagtctctgTGAGTGATGTGGAGGCCGTAAGGGAGGGGCACCAGTCCGAGGTCTTACTCAGCATCGCCGATGAGTTCCCCCCCGACCGCTGTTTCACGTTGGTGTTCCGCGGGCGCCGTGGCAACCTGGACCTGGTGGCAGACTCAGCAGAGGAGGCCCAGTCATGGATCAAAGGGATGAGGAAGCTGATTGAGAACCTGGAGaacatgggggagagggagaagcttgACCAGTATCCTCCTCTGTGACTCTCAACACAAGGTTTACCTAAGACCAGAGCCAGGAGTCATTTTAGGGCCATGGTAGACCGATTTCTGTGACATTCATGATTTCCCTTAAGTAACATGAACAGGTGGATCTGCGACTGGTTCAAGAAGGCTGACAAGAACCACGACGGCAGGATGAACTTCAAGGAGGTGCGAGACTTGCTGAAGATGATGAA from Osmerus eperlanus chromosome 21, fOsmEpe2.1, whole genome shotgun sequence carries:
- the cnot9 gene encoding CCR4-NOT transcription complex subunit 9, which translates into the protein MLATGAAVTTALAQVDREKIYQWINELSSPETRENALLELSKKRESVPDLAPMLWHSCGTIAALLQEIVNIYPSINPPTLTAHQSNRVCNALALLQCVASHPETRSAFLTAHIPLFLYPFLHTVSKTRPFEYLRLTSLGVIGALVKTDEQEVINFLLTTEIIPLCLRIMESGSELSKTVATFILQKILLDDTGLAYICQTYERFSHVAMILGKMVLQLSKEPSARLLKHVVRCYLRLSDNSRAREALRQCLPDQLKDTTFAQVLKDDTTTKRWLAQLVKNLQEGQVTDPRGIPLPPQ